A stretch of DNA from Arenicella chitinivorans:
CACCAATCGGCACAACTACCAACAACGGTGGTAACGGTGCGGTATTGATTGACCTGCGTGGTTTGGGTACTGCGCGTACTCTGACTCTGGTCAACGGTCAACGTATGGTAGATGGTGGTGATTTCCAAACTATCCCATCGTCGATGATCGAGCGTGTTGAAATCCTGAAAGACGGTGCATCAGCGGTATACGGTGCAGACGCGGTATCAGGCGTAGTAAACATCATCACCCGTAAAGATTTCGAAGGTGTTGAGCTGTCTGCGCAAGTTGCAGAGTGGCAAGATACTGAAGGTGCTGGCCAAACTACGTTTGGTTTCATCGCTGGTAACGCCTTTGACGGCGGTAACTTCGTTTTCGGTGCTGAGCACGTAACACAAGACGAAGCTTACCAAGCAGATACTCCTTGGGAGTACATGAAAGATTCTTACTACATCTATCCAGAAGGTTGTGAGAATAATCTGCTTGAGCCATACCCAACTGGTTGTTTCCGCATTGGTTCTTCGCGTATCCCTGAAGGTCGTTTTGGCTTCTTGTCACAAGGTACTTTCACCACGGCTAGCGTTGCAGAAGCACCATACCAAGCTGCTTTGATGACGCCATTCGATGGTCGTAACTACAACTACGCACCAGTCAACTACATGCAAACGCCGTATGAGCGTACTAACATTTTTGCTGAAGCCAACTTTGATTTGACCGATTCAGTTCGTTTCAAAACTGAGTTGCGCGGTAACTTCCGTGAATCAGCGCAAGAGTTGGCACCATTGCCATACGCGACTGGCCCAACAGGTGATCCAGGCTACCGTGGTAACTTCAACGGCACAGCGTACAATGGTGTTTCTGAGCAGAACTACTACTTGCGTCAAGCGGTTGACCGTTACAATGCGGCAACCGGTGCTGGCCTAGTTTATGAGCCAGTGGTTGATGTGCGTCGTCGTCAAATTGAAACGACTCGTCGTTTTGAGCAAGAAATCACTCAGTTCCAATTCGTTACTGCACTGGAAGGTGAGTTCAACGACATGAACTGGAGTGTTTTCATGAACCAAGGTTACCGTGTTCGTGATGACGTTGACTATGGTCAATTCTCAGGCAACCGTTTGTCCAATGCATTAGGCCCATCGGCTGACTTGGATGGCGATGGACGCCCAGAATGTTACGGCAACGTAAATGACCCAAGCACCTTAATTCAAGGCTGTGTGCCATTGAATCTGTTTGGTGGCGGTACTGTGGTTCGTAACACTGGTGAAATCACTGGTACGTCTCTGACTCAAGACATGGTTGATTACGTGTCTGTTGACTTGGTTGATCAGTACAAAAACCGTCAAACTGTGATTGGTGCTGATATCGCCGGTTCCATGTTTGAACTACCTGCTGGTGAAGTTGGTTGGGCTGTTGGTTACCAATACTGGGATCAAAGCTTCTCATATACACCAGACTCAGCGAAAGCTTTGGGTGCGGCCACCGGTAACGTTGGTGCAGGAACTAATGGTGATCTGACCAGTAACTCAGTATTTGCTGAGGTATCGGTTCCTCTACTAGATAACGGCACGCAAAACTTGTACATCGACGCGGGCGTTCGTTACGACGATTACGATGCGTTTGATGCTGAAACAACGTGGCAAGCAAAAATCAACTTCCAAGTATTGGATGATGTGAAATTGCGTGCGACTGCGGGTTCAGTATACCGTGCTCCTACCATCAGCAACCTGTTTGGTGGTTTGGTTGACAGCTTCCCAACTGCGAATGACCCATGTTCATTGTCTGGTAGCGCTGCTATCGCTCCAGGTTGTGCGCAAGTTGCACCGCAAACGGATTCTCAGCTGCGTTCGAATGTTGGTGGTAACCCAAATCTACGTCCTGAATCTGGTGAAACATTCACCGCAGGTGTAGTTTGGACTCCAAACTTTGAGAACAGCGATTTGTCAATCACGTTGGACTACTGGGACATCACACTGGATGACGGTATTTCAAGCTTGGGTGCACAAGCCATTCTGGATGACTGTTATGTTAACCTGAACCAAGATGCGTGCTTATTGGTAACACGTAACCCAGACTACTCTGTTGGTTTGATCTTGGATGCGCCTTTGAACCTGACCGAAGAAACAGCGAAAGGTATCGACTTCGAAGCGCGTTATAACTTCAGCACTGACATCGGTCAGTTCGAAGCATCGTTCTTGTTGGCGCACACGCTTGAGCGTGGCTTCCGTCCTACAGCGAATGATCCAATTGATGATTTTGCCGGACGTTACACACTGGGCGAAGCTTTTGCTGAGAACAAGTTCAATGCACGTCTACAATGGAGCCGCAACGACCTGTCTATTGGCTGGTTGGGTGAGTACATTGGCAAGTTAGAAGCTGATACCAACTGTAACTGTGGTGTAGGTAACCGCCCAGATGGTTCATACGTACAAGACATCGATGCGCAAATGTATCATGACTTGGTTGTGAACTACACGGTAGGCGACACTGGTTTAAGTGTTGCTGGCGGTGTCACTAACTTGACTGACGAAGAGCCACCTTACATTGACTCAGGCTTC
This window harbors:
- a CDS encoding TonB-dependent receptor domain-containing protein, with translation MNYNNPFRKSAIALAVSSASVLASGFSGSAFAQEEDVADAAQLEVVTVTGSRIRRPDLDGASPVTVINRQELLETGITDIGDLIQSMPSMSGSPIGTTTNNGGNGAVLIDLRGLGTARTLTLVNGQRMVDGGDFQTIPSSMIERVEILKDGASAVYGADAVSGVVNIITRKDFEGVELSAQVAEWQDTEGAGQTTFGFIAGNAFDGGNFVFGAEHVTQDEAYQADTPWEYMKDSYYIYPEGCENNLLEPYPTGCFRIGSSRIPEGRFGFLSQGTFTTASVAEAPYQAALMTPFDGRNYNYAPVNYMQTPYERTNIFAEANFDLTDSVRFKTELRGNFRESAQELAPLPYATGPTGDPGYRGNFNGTAYNGVSEQNYYLRQAVDRYNAATGAGLVYEPVVDVRRRQIETTRRFEQEITQFQFVTALEGEFNDMNWSVFMNQGYRVRDDVDYGQFSGNRLSNALGPSADLDGDGRPECYGNVNDPSTLIQGCVPLNLFGGGTVVRNTGEITGTSLTQDMVDYVSVDLVDQYKNRQTVIGADIAGSMFELPAGEVGWAVGYQYWDQSFSYTPDSAKALGAATGNVGAGTNGDLTSNSVFAEVSVPLLDNGTQNLYIDAGVRYDDYDAFDAETTWQAKINFQVLDDVKLRATAGSVYRAPTISNLFGGLVDSFPTANDPCSLSGSAAIAPGCAQVAPQTDSQLRSNVGGNPNLRPESGETFTAGVVWTPNFENSDLSITLDYWDITLDDGISSLGAQAILDDCYVNLNQDACLLVTRNPDYSVGLILDAPLNLTEETAKGIDFEARYNFSTDIGQFEASFLLAHTLERGFRPTANDPIDDFAGRYTLGEAFAENKFNARLQWSRNDLSIGWLGEYIGKLEADTNCNCGVGNRPDGSYVQDIDAQMYHDLVVNYTVGDTGLSVAGGVTNLTDEEPPYIDSGFNGNTDPATYRLFGRGYYLRLNWKF